The proteins below come from a single Candidatus Flexicrinis proximus genomic window:
- a CDS encoding S1 RNA-binding domain-containing protein, producing MLSAEALQVGMVLSGTVLYVVDFRRFYRHRRQQDGLLHRSQLPRGKVLTVGDVLEVQIVSVELERVAYRPWLQ from the coding sequence GTGCTGTCCGCCGAGGCGCTGCAGGTTGGGATGGTCCTCAGCGGGACTGTCCTGTACGTGGTCGATTTTCGGCGTTTTTATCGACATCGGCGTCAGCAGGATGGTCTGCTGCACCGCAGCCAGCTCCCGCGCGGCAAAGTCCTCACGGTTGGTGACGTCCTCGAAGTACAAATCGTCAGTGTCGAGCTTGAGCGCGTGGCGTATCGGCCTTGGCTACAGTAG